In Robbsia sp. KACC 23696, a single window of DNA contains:
- a CDS encoding LysR family transcriptional regulator, translated as MDRLDAIRLFVRLVECGSFSAVGREEGIGQPAVSKQISALERHLGAQLVLRTSRRIAITEAGQTFYDAAKQLVDDADALESLVGERQHSPRGIVRISTAPAHGRLCITPLLPGFFRQYPDVAIDLSVSERSVDLVGDGLDLAVRHGRLVDSSMTARQLGETDFILVASVAYLEENDAPRRLSDLDHHRCVVFAKGRERYPWRLKVGKEVVSYLPHGALVTSDAEHIRAAVLCGLGIAQVPLWLMRDEIRTGQVRILLPTLQPERLPIHLVFPSGRRMPMRVRVFVDYLVSHYAGERSTAGRQIGSPSGIGAKP; from the coding sequence ATGGACCGATTGGATGCGATTCGCTTGTTTGTAAGATTGGTCGAGTGCGGCAGTTTCTCCGCGGTGGGGCGAGAGGAGGGCATTGGCCAGCCCGCGGTTAGCAAGCAGATCAGTGCGTTGGAACGGCATCTTGGCGCGCAGCTCGTACTCCGTACCTCGCGTCGTATCGCCATCACCGAGGCGGGCCAGACCTTCTACGACGCGGCGAAACAACTCGTCGACGATGCCGACGCGCTTGAGTCTTTGGTGGGAGAGCGGCAGCATTCGCCGCGTGGCATCGTCCGGATCAGTACCGCGCCTGCGCACGGGCGGCTGTGCATCACGCCTTTGTTGCCCGGATTCTTTCGGCAGTATCCCGACGTCGCGATCGACCTGTCGGTATCCGAGCGAAGTGTCGATCTGGTGGGCGATGGCCTCGATTTGGCGGTGCGCCACGGACGGCTCGTCGACTCGTCGATGACCGCCAGACAACTTGGCGAGACGGACTTCATCCTGGTCGCAAGCGTTGCCTATCTCGAAGAAAACGACGCGCCACGTCGCTTATCGGATCTCGATCATCATCGCTGCGTGGTGTTCGCGAAAGGACGAGAACGGTATCCGTGGCGATTGAAGGTGGGTAAGGAGGTGGTCTCCTATTTGCCGCATGGCGCGCTCGTGACCAGCGATGCGGAGCATATCCGCGCCGCCGTGCTGTGTGGCCTGGGCATCGCACAAGTGCCGTTGTGGTTGATGCGCGATGAAATCCGTACCGGACAGGTTCGGATATTACTCCCGACGTTGCAGCCGGAGCGTTTGCCGATTCATCTCGTTTTTCCGAGCGGCCGTCGCATGCCGATGCGCGTGCGCGTTTTCGTCGACTATCTCGTTTCCCACTACGCAGGCGAGAGGTCGACCGCAGGGCGCCAGATCGGATCCCCGTCAGGCATCGGCGCGAAGCCCTAG
- a CDS encoding saccharopine dehydrogenase NADP-binding domain-containing protein, with protein sequence MKVIVLGGYGNFGARICRVLALESTIELIIAGPDLRRATEFAAQLPGHASAVALHSAAPDFAQRLDEVGAALMIHTAGPFQGQCYDVAEVCAKVGMHYVDLADGRGFVEDFAPALDSAFKAAGRTAITGASTLPAVSSTVVDALQARFSRLQDIDICIAPAQRAPRGVATLAAILSYCGEPFKAWHDNQWQTVSGWAKPRQVAFAHMPSRLAAVCDVPDLALFPQRYPTARSVMFRGALEVPFTQRTLALLAALRQRGLIPRVSTFTTLMHRVGSLFDRLGTGLGGMFVRVSGLSTEGRPLTLEWHLSVDDSHGPEICCMPAILLARRLARGESFAPGALSCMGLLTLDEFQVEFDRWGVRTEILERTV encoded by the coding sequence ATGAAAGTCATCGTACTCGGCGGTTATGGCAACTTCGGCGCTCGTATTTGCCGCGTGCTGGCATTGGAATCCACGATCGAACTGATCATTGCCGGCCCCGACCTTCGTCGCGCGACGGAATTTGCCGCACAACTTCCGGGGCACGCATCCGCTGTGGCGCTTCATTCGGCCGCGCCGGATTTCGCGCAGCGGCTCGATGAAGTGGGCGCGGCGTTGATGATCCATACCGCCGGGCCTTTCCAAGGTCAGTGCTACGACGTGGCGGAAGTGTGTGCCAAGGTCGGCATGCATTATGTCGATCTGGCCGACGGCCGGGGATTCGTCGAGGACTTCGCGCCGGCGCTCGATAGCGCATTTAAGGCCGCGGGACGGACCGCCATTACCGGCGCGAGCACGCTGCCGGCGGTTTCATCCACGGTGGTGGACGCACTGCAAGCACGCTTCTCGCGCCTGCAGGATATCGATATCTGCATCGCACCGGCGCAACGGGCGCCGCGCGGCGTGGCAACCTTGGCCGCCATCCTGTCTTACTGCGGCGAGCCGTTCAAGGCCTGGCACGACAATCAGTGGCAGACAGTCAGCGGCTGGGCCAAGCCCCGTCAGGTTGCGTTTGCGCACATGCCGTCCCGTCTCGCGGCAGTGTGCGACGTCCCGGACCTCGCGCTGTTCCCACAACGCTATCCCACTGCGCGCAGCGTGATGTTCCGCGGCGCGCTGGAGGTGCCTTTTACGCAACGCACTCTCGCCCTATTGGCGGCATTGCGGCAGCGCGGTTTGATACCACGCGTCAGCACGTTCACGACCTTGATGCATCGTGTGGGTTCCTTGTTCGACCGGCTCGGCACCGGTCTTGGCGGCATGTTCGTACGGGTGTCGGGACTGTCGACCGAAGGCCGGCCGCTGACGCTCGAATGGCATTTGAGCGTGGACGACAGCCACGGGCCGGAGATCTGCTGCATGCCGGCCATCCTGCTGGCACGACGACTCGCACGCGGCGAATCGTTCGCCCCCGGCGCGCTATCCTGCATGGGCTTGTTGACACTCGATGAATTCCAGGTGGAATTCGATCGCTGGGGCGTCCGTACCGAAATACTGGAACGAACCGTTTGA
- a CDS encoding LysR family transcriptional regulator, translating into MPHCHWLLPTMRLRHIEVFHAVMQAGSLSSAAELLNISQPAASKMLGQAEGSLGMLLFKRLPGGLKPTREAELLFVETKHLHTSLENVRRLARNLTTHPGGLLRIGCIPSLGLSLVPQAVARFVRSCPDVSLTIRTDNTETLCTLLLAQEIDIGIAFDPPPMPGIDITALGRARAVYVGPPVETDEALREESAVSSVALAALDPATCIGLDTEDPLGARIVDAFESLDAVATPSKIAVRTYYLARALADAGVGYTIVDEFTAQAGRPDAPLRAIVPPLSVGVCALTAASHAGSHVRDIWVKQLQAQIDARCAP; encoded by the coding sequence TTGCCTCATTGCCATTGGCTGTTGCCGACGATGCGTCTACGCCATATCGAAGTCTTTCATGCCGTGATGCAGGCGGGTTCTCTCTCCAGTGCGGCCGAGCTGTTGAACATCTCGCAACCCGCCGCCAGCAAGATGCTGGGACAGGCCGAGGGCAGCCTCGGCATGCTGCTCTTCAAACGTCTGCCCGGCGGCTTGAAACCCACCCGTGAAGCCGAGCTGCTTTTCGTCGAAACGAAGCATCTCCATACGAGTCTGGAGAACGTCCGGCGTTTGGCGCGTAACCTGACCACGCATCCCGGCGGCCTGCTGCGCATCGGCTGCATTCCGAGCCTTGGCCTGAGCCTCGTGCCGCAAGCGGTAGCGCGCTTCGTGCGCAGTTGTCCCGACGTGTCGCTCACGATCCGCACGGACAATACCGAGACACTCTGCACCTTGCTGCTCGCGCAGGAAATCGATATCGGCATCGCCTTCGATCCGCCGCCGATGCCGGGCATCGACATCACCGCGCTCGGTCGGGCGCGGGCGGTCTATGTCGGGCCGCCAGTCGAAACGGATGAGGCCTTGCGCGAAGAGTCGGCGGTGTCGTCGGTCGCGCTGGCGGCGCTCGACCCGGCGACCTGCATCGGATTGGATACGGAGGACCCGCTTGGGGCGCGCATCGTCGATGCATTCGAAAGCCTGGACGCGGTGGCGACGCCGTCGAAAATTGCCGTGCGTACTTATTATCTGGCGCGTGCCCTCGCTGACGCGGGCGTGGGCTACACGATCGTCGACGAGTTCACCGCGCAGGCGGGGCGTCCCGATGCGCCATTGCGCGCGATCGTGCCGCCTTTGTCGGTGGGTGTCTGCGCGTTGACGGCGGCCAGTCATGCAGGCAGCCATGTGCGGGACATTTGGGTAAAGCAGTTGCAAGCGCAAATCGATGCCCGCTGCGCGCCGTGA
- a CDS encoding tautomerase family protein encodes MPFTRISILKGKSPDQIRAIADGVHHALVEAFKAPLKDRFQIIEQRTAETLIYDKDYLGIERTDDLVVVHITAGRWRDTAQKQALYRIICERLSVDAQVRPEDVLVYLTLNDKDDWSFGNGIASYVPNDASPS; translated from the coding sequence ATGCCTTTCACCCGTATATCGATTCTCAAGGGCAAGTCGCCGGATCAGATCCGCGCGATTGCCGATGGCGTCCATCACGCGCTCGTGGAGGCATTCAAAGCGCCCTTGAAAGACCGTTTCCAGATCATCGAGCAACGCACGGCGGAGACGCTCATCTACGACAAGGACTATCTCGGAATAGAGCGCACGGACGACTTGGTCGTCGTTCATATCACGGCGGGGCGATGGCGCGATACGGCGCAGAAGCAGGCTTTATATCGGATTATTTGCGAGCGCCTGTCCGTGGATGCCCAAGTGCGTCCGGAGGACGTGCTTGTCTATCTGACGCTCAATGACAAAGACGATTGGTCTTTCGGAAACGGCATCGCGTCCTACGTGCCGAATGACGCCTCGCCCTCGTAG
- a CDS encoding DUF817 domain-containing protein — MRVLGNRSGDTGFSRGVRAFILFGVKQAWVSLFGGLMLLALLLTHWFYPADAVLPRYDFLTLLAIAIQCMMLRLGLETWDEVAVILLFHVAGTAMEVFKTAVGSWVYPEASYLHIGGVPLFSGFMYASVGSYIARACRAFDLRFTGHPGLRQTGALTLGIYANFFLHHYWIDCRYVLMLWTAFAFRRCMVYFRIGRTFHRMPMLLSFVLIALFIWFSENLGTFSHAWLYPSQRDGWSMVSIHKLGAWFMLTIMSYVIVTLVKRPVKYVA, encoded by the coding sequence ATGCGGGTGCTGGGCAATCGCTCCGGTGACACTGGATTTTCCCGCGGCGTGCGCGCCTTTATTTTATTCGGCGTCAAACAGGCATGGGTCAGCTTGTTTGGCGGCTTGATGCTGTTGGCGTTGCTGCTGACGCATTGGTTTTATCCTGCGGATGCGGTGCTGCCGCGCTACGACTTTCTGACGCTCCTCGCGATCGCGATTCAATGCATGATGTTGCGCCTCGGTTTGGAAACCTGGGACGAGGTCGCGGTGATCCTGCTGTTTCACGTTGCCGGTACGGCAATGGAAGTGTTCAAGACGGCGGTTGGATCATGGGTCTACCCGGAAGCGAGTTATCTGCATATCGGCGGGGTACCGCTCTTCAGCGGTTTTATGTATGCCTCTGTGGGTAGCTATATCGCCCGCGCGTGTCGCGCTTTCGATCTTCGTTTTACCGGACATCCCGGACTGCGCCAGACGGGGGCGCTGACGCTAGGCATCTACGCCAATTTCTTCTTGCACCACTACTGGATCGATTGTCGATACGTATTGATGCTATGGACGGCGTTTGCCTTCCGGCGGTGTATGGTCTACTTCCGTATCGGCCGCACCTTCCATCGGATGCCGATGTTGCTGTCCTTCGTCCTGATCGCTCTTTTCATTTGGTTTTCCGAGAATCTCGGGACGTTCAGCCATGCATGGCTATATCCGAGTCAGCGCGACGGTTGGAGTATGGTATCCATCCACAAGCTGGGCGCGTGGTTTATGCTGACGATCATGAGCTACGTGATCGTCACGCTCGTCAAGCGACCGGTGAAGTACGTGGCCTGA
- a CDS encoding homoserine dehydrogenase: protein MKRWNVAITGFGAIGKSVAALLDQRRAHYQARYGADVRLVGVCGSRAGCFAPSGLVAWSEAQPWASQDGLTGPAFLDTVQPDVLIESGPTDYLTGGAGERYIRQALTSGIDVIAISKGALVRDYRGLRQLAETHGARLKISGATSAALPTIDLLQYNLTGCTVERVEGIVTETTNFILSRMMDGERFEDALASAQQHGIAEPDPRFDIEGWDSAIKITILANAAFDADVRLESVVREGIAAVTPAQIADWRARGLVPKLVACIDRMGDHYHASVRLKTYDSQDPFSQVRAGMKAIRVHTDAMGETLVISKNGPTGTAAAALKDLEHLLMQDQRTDAC, encoded by the coding sequence ATGAAACGATGGAATGTGGCGATCACGGGCTTCGGCGCGATTGGAAAGTCGGTCGCGGCGCTGCTCGATCAGCGCCGCGCACACTATCAAGCGCGCTATGGCGCCGACGTGCGATTGGTCGGCGTCTGCGGGTCCCGCGCCGGGTGTTTCGCGCCGTCGGGACTTGTCGCGTGGTCCGAAGCGCAACCTTGGGCAAGTCAAGACGGGCTTACCGGGCCGGCGTTTCTCGACACCGTGCAACCGGATGTGCTGATCGAATCGGGGCCGACCGATTATCTGACAGGCGGAGCCGGCGAACGCTACATCCGTCAAGCGCTGACGAGCGGCATCGACGTCATCGCCATCTCGAAAGGGGCATTGGTACGCGACTATCGTGGCCTGCGTCAACTTGCCGAAACGCACGGCGCACGTCTCAAAATAAGCGGCGCGACCTCCGCCGCTTTGCCGACGATCGATTTGCTGCAATACAACCTCACCGGCTGCACCGTGGAGCGCGTGGAAGGCATCGTCACGGAAACGACGAACTTCATCTTAAGCCGGATGATGGACGGCGAACGTTTCGAAGACGCATTGGCCAGCGCCCAGCAGCATGGCATCGCGGAGCCTGATCCGCGCTTCGATATCGAAGGCTGGGACAGCGCCATCAAGATCACGATCCTCGCCAATGCGGCGTTCGACGCCGACGTCCGGCTGGAATCGGTTGTCCGCGAAGGGATTGCCGCCGTCACGCCGGCCCAGATCGCCGACTGGCGCGCGCGCGGCCTCGTGCCGAAGCTGGTCGCGTGTATCGATCGGATGGGCGATCACTATCACGCCTCGGTTCGACTGAAGACGTATGACAGTCAGGATCCTTTCTCGCAAGTGCGTGCGGGAATGAAAGCGATTCGAGTACACACCGACGCGATGGGCGAGACGCTCGTCATCTCGAAAAACGGGCCGACGGGAACCGCCGCCGCGGCCTTGAAGGATCTCGAACACCTGCTCATGCAGGACCAGCGCACCGACGCATGCTGA
- a CDS encoding gamma-glutamyl-gamma-aminobutyrate hydrolase family protein (Members of this family of hydrolases with an active site Cys residue belong to MEROPS family C26.), which translates to MKVHVLQHVPFEGLGNMADWLEARNATVSWSRLHAMPALPARADFDLIIALGGPMSVNDEAIYPWLSAEKRFIADAIAQGTPVLGICLGAQLIAAATGARVYVGPEKEIGWHPLRGVPASSDRADTAPAATRFVFPASSTVFHWHGETFDLPEGAHRLAETSIYPHQAFQLGERTIGLQFHLETTPASVAAMLTHCADDLVDQRFVQTPAQMRAATDADYGEIAKQMHAILDYLCA; encoded by the coding sequence ATGAAAGTACATGTGCTGCAACACGTTCCGTTCGAAGGCTTGGGGAATATGGCGGACTGGCTCGAAGCACGCAACGCGACCGTGAGCTGGAGCCGCTTGCACGCCATGCCGGCGCTGCCCGCCCGCGCGGATTTCGATTTGATAATCGCGCTCGGCGGTCCGATGAGCGTCAACGACGAGGCGATATATCCCTGGTTAAGCGCAGAAAAGCGCTTTATTGCCGACGCGATCGCGCAGGGCACACCGGTACTCGGGATTTGTCTCGGCGCGCAGTTGATTGCGGCCGCGACCGGCGCACGCGTCTATGTCGGTCCGGAAAAGGAAATCGGATGGCACCCGTTACGCGGCGTGCCGGCATCGTCGGACCGCGCCGATACTGCACCGGCCGCTACGCGCTTCGTCTTTCCCGCATCCAGTACCGTCTTCCATTGGCACGGCGAGACCTTCGATCTGCCGGAAGGCGCGCATCGATTGGCGGAGACCTCGATTTATCCGCATCAAGCATTTCAGCTGGGCGAGCGCACCATCGGATTGCAATTCCATCTCGAAACCACGCCCGCGAGCGTGGCAGCAATGTTGACGCATTGTGCCGATGATCTGGTCGATCAGCGCTTCGTCCAGACGCCGGCGCAAATGCGGGCAGCGACCGATGCCGACTATGGCGAAATCGCCAAGCAGATGCACGCGATTTTGGACTACTTGTGCGCGTGA
- a CDS encoding zinc-binding dehydrogenase — MKALCVTPSRTLAVREIPTPDTPAPGQVLIEMVASAINHGDRTFLTLPTAAGNPLAMGRHDVWGASGAGRVLAIGAGVPDAYLGKQVAAYRSLHRTPDSVGLWCERAAMPYAACLILPDSVRAIDYCGSLVNVMTAYAFLDDIVEAGHKGIIVTAGSSATGLALAALARLRNIPTVCLVRSDSARDALLRLGVEHVLVTRDSDLEKLPALAARLEATAVFDGIGGELLGRIAPALPMNATIYCYGFLGGPSGIAIPSVLFMMKNLTIRRFSNFESRTVKAPTRLIAALHALEEVIADPIFRTKIGETFRYDQIEQAMAYEEREVKKAILVA; from the coding sequence ATGAAAGCGCTATGCGTGACACCCAGCCGTACCCTTGCCGTCCGTGAGATTCCAACACCCGATACGCCGGCGCCGGGACAGGTTCTGATCGAGATGGTCGCGTCCGCGATCAATCACGGCGACAGAACGTTCCTGACGCTGCCGACCGCCGCGGGGAACCCGCTAGCCATGGGTCGTCACGATGTGTGGGGCGCGTCGGGGGCCGGCCGCGTGCTGGCCATCGGCGCGGGCGTTCCAGATGCTTATCTCGGAAAACAGGTCGCCGCGTATCGGTCGCTCCATCGGACGCCGGATAGCGTCGGCCTGTGGTGCGAGCGCGCGGCGATGCCCTACGCGGCCTGCCTGATCCTGCCCGACTCCGTGCGCGCGATCGATTATTGCGGGTCTCTCGTCAATGTCATGACGGCGTACGCTTTTCTCGACGACATCGTCGAAGCCGGGCATAAAGGCATCATCGTCACCGCGGGAAGTTCCGCGACCGGCTTGGCGCTGGCCGCGCTGGCACGTCTCAGAAACATTCCGACGGTCTGTCTGGTGCGCTCGGACAGCGCGCGCGATGCGCTGCTACGGCTTGGCGTGGAGCATGTGCTCGTGACCCGAGACAGCGATCTCGAAAAACTGCCCGCCCTGGCCGCCCGGCTCGAGGCAACGGCCGTATTCGACGGCATAGGCGGTGAATTGCTCGGACGCATCGCACCGGCGTTACCGATGAACGCGACGATCTACTGCTATGGCTTTCTCGGCGGTCCCAGTGGTATCGCAATTCCATCCGTTCTTTTCATGATGAAGAACCTGACGATTCGACGCTTCAGCAATTTCGAGAGCCGAACGGTCAAAGCGCCCACGCGCCTGATTGCCGCGCTCCACGCGCTGGAGGAGGTGATCGCGGACCCGATATTCCGCACGAAGATCGGCGAGACATTTCGCTACGATCAGATCGAACAAGCGATGGCCTACGAAGAACGCGAGGTCAAAAAAGCGATCCTGGTTGCGTGA
- a CDS encoding GlxA family transcriptional regulator, with amino-acid sequence MAKTVAILALPGVQLLDVSGPLDVFAQANVEAGKLFYALRIVACESGPIHSASGARLLSDWVVGDEHERIDTFLVAGAPNAMHIALAARVLDWVRTAAAQSRRFGSVCTGAFVLAASGLLKGRNITTHWAAVEAMNRLYPEVHIDEDALYVRDGKLRTAAGVTAGLDLALALVEEDLGRDIARSVAAQLVMYFKRPGGQLQFSRKGDAETVGRSALQEVQRWVAAHPEMDHTVSNLARHAGLSARHFARLFHAEVGMTPAAWVETTRVAAARTLLEGGLDSPKQVAAKCGFANADTLRRTFAKHMRVTPADYRKRHAHLGLRADA; translated from the coding sequence ATGGCCAAAACCGTTGCAATTCTCGCCCTCCCTGGAGTGCAATTGCTGGATGTCTCCGGCCCGCTCGATGTTTTCGCGCAAGCGAACGTGGAAGCGGGGAAATTGTTCTACGCGCTACGGATCGTGGCCTGCGAATCCGGCCCCATCCATAGCGCATCCGGCGCACGTCTGCTGTCGGACTGGGTAGTTGGCGACGAACACGAACGGATCGATACTTTTCTGGTCGCCGGCGCACCGAACGCCATGCACATCGCGCTGGCCGCCCGCGTATTGGACTGGGTCCGCACGGCAGCCGCACAAAGCCGACGGTTCGGCTCCGTGTGCACCGGCGCATTTGTCCTGGCTGCCAGCGGCTTATTGAAAGGGCGGAATATCACCACGCATTGGGCCGCGGTGGAAGCCATGAACCGCCTCTATCCCGAGGTGCACATCGACGAAGACGCACTGTATGTCCGGGATGGCAAACTTCGTACCGCCGCGGGCGTCACCGCCGGGTTGGATCTCGCATTGGCACTCGTCGAAGAGGATTTGGGACGCGACATCGCCAGGAGCGTGGCCGCCCAACTGGTCATGTACTTCAAGCGGCCCGGCGGCCAATTGCAGTTCAGCCGCAAAGGCGATGCGGAAACGGTGGGACGCTCGGCCTTACAGGAAGTGCAACGCTGGGTGGCCGCGCATCCCGAAATGGACCATACCGTGTCGAATCTGGCACGGCATGCGGGCCTGAGCGCGCGACACTTTGCCCGCTTATTTCACGCCGAGGTCGGCATGACGCCGGCGGCATGGGTCGAGACAACGCGGGTCGCGGCGGCACGCACGCTGTTGGAAGGCGGCCTCGATTCGCCGAAGCAAGTCGCGGCGAAATGCGGATTTGCCAATGCCGACACGTTACGGCGGACGTTCGCCAAACATATGCGCGTGACGCCGGCCGATTATCGGAAACGCCATGCGCATCTAGGGCTTCGCGCCGATGCCTGA
- a CDS encoding HD domain-containing protein translates to MTLNVDGISIPDSQLARDVTAFVRDTASPLLFHHSSRVFYFGALAGKQRGLKVDRELLYCGCMFHDMGLTHQHSSACERFEVDGANAARDFLESRGIGQREIDLVWTSIALHTTPGIPQHMDPVIALVTAGVEMDVLGLTYQEYSAADRDAVVKAHPRGGNFKEDIIQAFYDGIKHKPETTFGNVKADVIADKDPHFCPGNFCSVIRQSAWPANA, encoded by the coding sequence ATGACGTTGAACGTTGACGGTATTTCGATTCCCGACAGCCAGCTCGCCCGCGATGTGACGGCGTTCGTACGCGACACCGCTTCCCCGCTGCTGTTCCACCATTCCAGCCGCGTCTTCTATTTCGGCGCATTGGCAGGCAAGCAGCGTGGGCTTAAAGTCGACCGCGAACTGCTTTACTGCGGATGCATGTTTCATGACATGGGCCTGACGCATCAACACAGCAGTGCTTGCGAGCGATTCGAAGTCGATGGGGCGAATGCGGCGCGAGACTTTCTCGAAAGTCGCGGCATTGGGCAACGGGAAATCGATCTTGTTTGGACGTCCATCGCCTTGCATACGACGCCGGGCATTCCGCAACACATGGATCCGGTGATCGCCTTGGTCACGGCTGGCGTCGAAATGGATGTGCTCGGTCTGACCTACCAGGAATACAGTGCCGCCGACAGAGACGCCGTGGTGAAAGCGCACCCGCGCGGCGGTAATTTCAAGGAAGACATCATTCAGGCCTTCTACGATGGGATCAAACACAAACCGGAAACGACGTTCGGTAACGTGAAAGCCGACGTGATCGCCGACAAAGACCCGCATTTTTGCCCCGGAAACTTCTGCAGCGTGATTCGCCAGTCCGCATGGCCGGCGAACGCGTAA
- a CDS encoding diguanylate cyclase, with protein sequence MSDRSKPPILPADDLEPCVALIGRDAGGALVITACNDPFRRLSDATGKAEPTFPVAFDTLFPGAEYGAFRDGLIASFMDREADAPQPMVDFRHGSAAWRFSIKRIRQAAEGARAMHALLLTGIDVRVKRETAAAPDANTSRYRALVDLAYDAIVTMNEQHNITLFNRAAENLFGYTAAEVLGKPIVTLLPEKFRADHRRKVQQFADTYQPSVRQATPPKMDDTNSVFGQHRDGSIIPVEIAVSKIELNGAIEFMAVVRDITDRARLMTLLKTQASTDALTGLPNRRGFLEFAQKALGSGEPLSVFILDIDLFKDINDSHGHDAGDEVLRALAKVGESMTPQPHLFARWGGEEFVAALPGTDATHALQIADALRLRFEQQAFQHDWPGAPIPFTVSIGVVTCAEGERDVEAFMKRADIALYRAKASGRNRVELG encoded by the coding sequence ATGTCAGATCGGTCCAAGCCGCCGATTCTTCCCGCGGACGACCTCGAGCCATGCGTTGCCCTGATTGGGCGTGACGCGGGTGGCGCGCTTGTCATCACTGCGTGCAACGATCCCTTTCGTCGGCTTTCCGATGCTACAGGCAAGGCCGAACCCACGTTCCCCGTGGCGTTCGACACCCTATTTCCGGGGGCGGAGTACGGCGCGTTCCGCGACGGACTCATCGCCTCCTTCATGGATCGTGAGGCCGATGCGCCACAGCCGATGGTCGACTTTCGCCATGGCAGCGCGGCATGGCGCTTTTCGATCAAGCGGATCCGTCAGGCTGCCGAAGGCGCGCGCGCGATGCACGCACTGTTGCTCACCGGTATCGACGTTCGCGTAAAGCGCGAAACCGCGGCGGCGCCGGATGCGAACACCTCGCGGTATCGTGCGTTGGTCGATCTGGCGTATGACGCGATCGTGACGATGAACGAGCAACATAACATCACGCTATTCAATCGGGCGGCGGAAAATCTTTTCGGTTATACCGCGGCGGAAGTATTGGGAAAGCCGATCGTCACCTTGCTGCCGGAGAAGTTTCGGGCCGACCATCGCAGAAAGGTCCAGCAATTCGCGGATACCTACCAGCCTAGCGTTCGTCAGGCAACGCCCCCCAAGATGGACGACACGAATAGTGTCTTCGGCCAGCATCGCGACGGATCGATCATCCCGGTGGAGATCGCCGTCTCGAAAATCGAGTTGAATGGCGCCATCGAATTCATGGCGGTCGTGCGCGATATTACCGATCGTGCGCGGCTGATGACGTTGCTGAAGACGCAAGCTTCGACCGATGCGTTGACAGGGCTGCCGAATCGGCGCGGCTTCCTGGAGTTTGCACAAAAAGCGCTGGGGAGCGGCGAGCCGCTATCGGTGTTCATTCTGGACATCGATCTCTTCAAGGACATCAACGATAGTCATGGCCATGATGCCGGCGACGAGGTGCTTCGGGCGCTGGCGAAGGTCGGCGAGTCGATGACGCCTCAGCCGCATTTATTCGCCCGCTGGGGCGGCGAGGAATTTGTGGCGGCGCTGCCGGGTACCGACGCCACGCATGCCCTGCAGATTGCCGATGCTTTGCGTCTGCGTTTCGAACAGCAGGCCTTCCAGCACGATTGGCCTGGCGCGCCCATTCCGTTCACCGTCAGTATCGGCGTCGTGACCTGCGCCGAAGGCGAGCGCGATGTCGAGGCATTTATGAAGCGCGCCGACATTGCCCTTTACCGGGCAAAAGCGTCCGGGCGAAACCGCGTCGAACTGGGTTAG